A single region of the Bacteroides luhongzhouii genome encodes:
- a CDS encoding DUF4380 domain-containing protein yields MMRTPKILLYLFISCLCFGCKSSLQRESRIEKQDDVYVLSFANLSFSVSAGKGGRIVSFKCEDKELLTPDSVHSKYYGATFWLSPQSEYWPQYQCVDELPYQAEEDKRTLRLVSSPDSISGVSVTKEFSISERDSSILINYSVRNVSRQLKRLAPWDVTRVYGGLSFFPVGETNQMNKSDVTGGYEDKGMVWVPCPDGTNERGQKLFSTAKGGWMAHYYRGLLFIKCFPDIRPDEAPPGQGEVEIFVAPKGRYLELENHGKYVELQPGESLIYRQKWFLKDVSDKKQADWIDNLKRQMNEQKVHW; encoded by the coding sequence ATGATGAGAACCCCGAAGATTCTATTATATCTCTTTATATCTTGCTTGTGTTTTGGTTGCAAATCTTCTTTGCAAAGAGAAAGCCGGATAGAAAAACAAGATGACGTGTATGTTTTGTCTTTCGCTAATCTTTCTTTCAGTGTATCGGCAGGAAAGGGTGGTAGGATTGTTTCTTTTAAATGTGAAGATAAGGAGTTGTTGACTCCTGATTCTGTACATAGCAAGTATTACGGAGCAACGTTTTGGCTGTCTCCCCAGTCGGAATATTGGCCTCAATATCAGTGCGTTGATGAGTTGCCTTATCAAGCAGAGGAGGATAAAAGAACTCTTCGGTTGGTAAGTTCGCCGGATTCGATAAGCGGTGTGTCTGTCACCAAGGAGTTTTCTATATCAGAAAGAGATTCATCTATCTTGATTAATTATTCTGTTCGGAATGTATCTCGTCAGCTAAAGAGACTGGCTCCTTGGGATGTGACGAGAGTGTATGGAGGTTTGAGTTTTTTTCCTGTAGGAGAAACGAATCAGATGAATAAATCTGATGTAACAGGAGGCTATGAAGATAAAGGTATGGTGTGGGTTCCGTGTCCGGATGGTACTAATGAACGCGGTCAGAAGTTATTCTCGACTGCTAAGGGAGGTTGGATGGCACATTATTATAGGGGACTTTTGTTTATTAAATGTTTCCCGGACATTAGGCCGGATGAAGCTCCTCCCGGGCAAGGCGAAGTAGAAATTTTTGTAGCACCGAAGGGGCGCTATCTGGAACTCGAGAATCATGGAAAATATGTAGAGTTGCAACCTGGAGAGTCCTTAATATATCGACAAAAATGGTTCTTGAAAGATGTATCCGATAAAAAACAAGCTGATTGGATTGACAATCTGAAAAGACAGATGAATGAGCAAAAGGTGCATTGGTAA
- a CDS encoding RagB/SusD family nutrient uptake outer membrane protein — MKIKYMFIAGCLLLTSACSDFLDHPLTTSVSDDNIGEIIQKNPAKLGEFLGSAYRSLGSIHLYGRQTEYMATMSHEMDIDWLGEEQRNQWAINGLTSSNKNVEEAYIKYYKALASTNLMLDLIDHVDLEALDEEKKTMVMNFQGESLFLRAFIHFDLLRLFGEQGPSFGGTYPNNKDAKGIILMEGIADASNAITARSTIEECYQLIIKDLKRAETCIGDNQIPVNMAVPGPGYTDTDYTKDQGWAQKPAVHALLGKVYLYMSDFANAKTEFEKVIGDSRFKLDKPVNFTDYIQHTDNNPECIFSLQYYLSSGSAYDDAPQHHLVRIFGGAPGAWNNYFVDQRTAARFGDDPRLYEATLYDYTWQAWSTTTTGITFIKADTNVPDYRYYARKYTDFYNVSSPVFSTKNVDIIRLADIYLMYAEVMLKLNSVDVATEYVNKVRRRAWGESNYDVPGTKGEDFSTVTMEILQEERYKELFFENTRWYDICRWGILEQELAKYPSTKAGTVHYDPQDYYLPIPESELRTNPLMKQSKGY, encoded by the coding sequence ATGAAAATTAAATATATGTTCATAGCAGGATGTCTGCTTCTGACATCAGCATGCAGCGATTTTCTGGATCACCCTCTAACAACGTCTGTATCGGACGATAATATTGGAGAAATTATACAAAAAAACCCTGCCAAGTTAGGCGAGTTTTTAGGAAGTGCTTACAGGTCACTCGGTTCTATCCATCTTTATGGAAGACAAACCGAATATATGGCAACCATGTCGCATGAAATGGATATCGATTGGCTGGGTGAAGAACAACGGAATCAATGGGCTATCAATGGGCTTACTTCCAGCAACAAGAATGTAGAAGAGGCCTACATTAAATATTACAAAGCTTTGGCTTCTACCAATCTCATGCTGGACTTGATAGACCACGTAGACCTGGAAGCGCTGGATGAAGAGAAAAAGACAATGGTAATGAACTTTCAGGGTGAAAGTCTATTCTTAAGAGCATTTATACATTTCGATCTATTACGCCTATTCGGAGAACAGGGACCTTCTTTCGGGGGAACTTATCCAAACAATAAGGATGCGAAAGGAATTATTCTGATGGAAGGTATTGCAGATGCTAGCAATGCTATTACAGCCAGATCAACTATTGAAGAATGTTATCAATTAATAATCAAAGATCTGAAAAGAGCCGAAACCTGCATTGGAGACAACCAGATTCCGGTCAATATGGCAGTACCCGGACCCGGCTATACAGACACTGATTATACAAAAGACCAAGGATGGGCTCAAAAACCCGCCGTACACGCATTACTTGGAAAAGTGTATCTATACATGAGTGACTTTGCCAATGCCAAAACAGAGTTTGAGAAAGTTATAGGTGATAGCCGCTTTAAATTGGACAAACCGGTCAACTTTACAGATTACATCCAGCATACGGACAATAATCCTGAATGTATCTTCTCCCTGCAATATTATCTCTCATCAGGAAGTGCCTATGATGATGCCCCTCAACATCACCTGGTTCGTATTTTCGGAGGAGCTCCGGGTGCCTGGAACAATTATTTCGTCGATCAACGTACTGCTGCACGATTCGGCGACGATCCGCGTCTGTATGAAGCTACATTATACGATTATACATGGCAGGCTTGGAGTACAACCACTACCGGCATTACATTTATAAAGGCAGATACGAATGTGCCCGATTACAGATATTACGCACGCAAGTATACCGACTTCTATAACGTGTCTTCACCTGTATTCTCGACCAAGAATGTAGATATCATCCGCTTGGCAGATATTTATCTGATGTATGCCGAAGTAATGCTCAAGTTGAACTCTGTAGATGTGGCTACCGAGTATGTGAACAAAGTCCGCCGCCGCGCATGGGGCGAAAGCAACTATGACGTACCCGGTACAAAAGGAGAAGATTTTTCAACTGTCACCATGGAAATCCTTCAAGAAGAACGCTACAAAGAATTATTCTTTGAGAATACCCGTTGGTATGATATCTGCCGTTGGGGAATACTGGAACAGGAATTGGCCAAATATCCTTCAACAAAGGCAGGAACTGTACATTACGATCCACAAGACTATTATCTTCCGATCCCTGAAAGTGAATTAAGAACGAATCCATTAATGAAACAAAGTAAAGGATATTAA
- a CDS encoding family 78 glycoside hydrolase catalytic domain encodes MKPILFSLTLVFTALACFAQDYYGNNRKQWLQKAEQYKPKLIITEKKPLKVVDIVPDAQSFQKYKAVDVSPIDSLYSMPFRLKKEITIDFGEHLTGYFSFSVRSTGLAADGPLRFKLTFGEVPSEVAVPFDSYKEGLSRAWLQDEVVSVMYVPQTVTLSRRLAFRYVKIELLGSSPYYDFNIHDMKCMAQTSAKNIPEELPQTVDPMIRKIDRVGLNTLKECMQTVYEDGPKRDQRLWIGDLYLEALGNNYSYKQHDLTKRCLYLLAGLSDLNGYLLATVIENPVPRAQDKQFLYEYALLYNVTLKDYLEATGDMETVKDLWPVAKKQLDIVRTNVKADGLMDFEKVKKDWWVFFDWKEDLYKEVPLQGVSIFALKESYKLAQLLGKEKEVADLPALTNKMIKAARKNLYNRKTGLFVGTGDKQISYASQIWMILSGVAGKAEGKKALSALTTTQDVCYPGTPYMYHYYIQSLIDCGMNLEAKEALVNYWGGMIAKGADTFWEAYDPTNDFISPYDFYPINSYCHAWSCTPVYFIRKYPEIFQK; translated from the coding sequence ATGAAACCGATCTTATTCAGCCTGACACTGGTATTCACCGCATTGGCTTGTTTTGCACAAGACTATTATGGGAACAACCGTAAGCAGTGGCTACAAAAAGCAGAACAATATAAACCGAAACTTATCATCACAGAGAAAAAGCCGCTGAAAGTAGTGGATATTGTACCCGACGCACAATCGTTTCAGAAATACAAAGCAGTAGATGTCAGTCCTATCGACTCTTTATACTCTATGCCTTTCAGACTGAAAAAAGAAATTACGATTGATTTCGGAGAGCATCTGACCGGATATTTTAGTTTCTCCGTCAGAAGCACCGGACTTGCAGCCGACGGTCCGTTAAGGTTTAAATTGACTTTCGGGGAAGTTCCTTCGGAAGTGGCTGTTCCTTTTGATTCTTATAAAGAAGGCTTAAGCAGGGCATGGCTTCAGGACGAAGTTGTTTCTGTAATGTATGTGCCGCAAACAGTCACTCTTTCACGCAGGCTGGCTTTCCGCTACGTAAAAATCGAGTTGTTGGGCAGTTCTCCTTATTATGATTTCAACATACATGATATGAAATGTATGGCTCAAACTTCTGCCAAAAATATACCTGAAGAGCTTCCGCAGACAGTTGATCCCATGATAAGGAAAATAGATCGTGTCGGGCTCAATACACTGAAAGAATGTATGCAAACCGTTTACGAAGATGGTCCGAAAAGAGATCAGCGTCTTTGGATCGGCGATTTATACCTGGAAGCCCTTGGCAACAATTATTCTTACAAACAACACGACCTTACAAAGCGGTGTTTGTATTTATTAGCCGGATTGAGCGATCTGAACGGATATCTGTTGGCTACAGTAATTGAAAATCCTGTACCGAGAGCTCAGGACAAACAGTTTCTTTATGAATATGCGCTACTGTATAATGTAACATTAAAAGACTACCTGGAAGCAACGGGCGATATGGAAACTGTCAAAGACTTGTGGCCTGTGGCTAAAAAGCAGCTGGATATTGTCCGTACCAATGTCAAGGCGGATGGATTGATGGATTTTGAGAAAGTAAAGAAAGACTGGTGGGTGTTTTTCGATTGGAAAGAGGATTTGTATAAAGAGGTTCCTTTACAAGGAGTATCTATATTTGCGCTAAAGGAATCCTACAAATTGGCTCAACTGCTCGGAAAAGAAAAAGAAGTTGCCGACTTGCCTGCATTAACTAACAAAATGATAAAGGCTGCCCGAAAAAACTTATACAACCGGAAAACCGGCCTTTTCGTCGGAACAGGTGACAAGCAGATTTCCTATGCTTCACAAATATGGATGATCTTAAGCGGAGTTGCCGGTAAAGCCGAAGGCAAAAAGGCTTTATCAGCATTGACTACAACGCAAGATGTTTGTTATCCCGGCACTCCTTATATGTATCATTATTATATTCAGTCACTGATAGATTGCGGGATGAACCTCGAAGCAAAAGAGGCTTTAGTCAATTATTGGGGAGGGATGATCGCCAAAGGAGCTGATACTTTTTGGGAGGCATACGATCCTACAAACGACTTTATTTCTCCATACGATTTTTATCCTATCAACAGCTATTGCCACGCTTGGAGTTGTACACCTGTTTATTTTATCAGGAAATACCCTGAAATATTTCAGAAGTGA
- a CDS encoding GH92 family glycosyl hydrolase: MKKIIWTIMALCTLSGCKYENSTISADSLLDFVDPLIGTGGHGHTFPGAAYPFGMVQLSPDTGLEGWDWCAGYHYSDSSIIGFSHTHLSGTGRSDLMDVMLMPTTGNLKLSPGSKSKPDEGYRSRFSHDEESASPGYYKVRLKDYDIMAELTVSPRCGFHRYTFPDSKSSHIILDLSHHFATDSVLFTSINKIDSCTIIGERTTKGWGEPGEKYWSEQQLFFALKVSKTFDLSIAADEQFIKEKQASGKNIKAILNFETSPNEMVLVKVGISAVSAENALQNLSEEIPHWDFNKTLSETQAVWEKELSKIKVGAPDKNKTIFYTALYHSLLAPYLYNDVNKEYLGFDKQTHMAEGFNNYTVLSLWDTFRAENPLLTLIAPDKVNDLIQSMLAQYEQYGLLPVWPLWSSETNCMIGYHAVPVIVDAYFKGIRNYDVEKAYQAMKMSAMQDNFGVKELKQYGYIPYDIYNKSVSTALEYCYDDWCIAQMAKDLGKIDDYNYFMRRSSGYKTYFDKEYKLMNGFSSKGSFRRPFDPFFSSYGECDWVEGNSWQYSFFVPHDVQGLINLYGGSGEFANALDTLFSMPMGVSGHDVPIDITGLIGQYAHGNEPSHHVAYLYNYAGQPHKAQQRLHEIMSTLYTDQPDGLCGNEDCGQMSAWYVFSAMGFYPVNPAEGIYILGKPMVEKAEISIGDKLFKVKTVGWSDENIYVQSVKLNGRAYNKLFITHADILNGGTLEFTMSSVPGNFKHAILPPSISETLNE; the protein is encoded by the coding sequence ATGAAAAAAATAATATGGACCATCATGGCGTTATGTACCCTATCCGGGTGCAAGTACGAAAATAGCACAATTAGTGCGGATAGTTTGTTAGACTTTGTCGATCCGCTGATAGGAACGGGCGGACATGGACATACATTTCCGGGAGCAGCATACCCTTTCGGAATGGTGCAATTAAGTCCCGACACAGGACTTGAAGGATGGGACTGGTGTGCCGGTTATCATTATTCCGATAGTTCAATCATTGGTTTTTCTCATACGCACCTTTCAGGTACAGGCCGTTCCGACCTGATGGACGTAATGTTGATGCCTACAACGGGAAATTTGAAATTAAGTCCGGGATCGAAAAGTAAACCGGATGAAGGGTATCGCTCCCGTTTTTCACATGACGAGGAGTCTGCATCTCCGGGATATTATAAGGTAAGGTTGAAAGATTATGATATTATGGCTGAACTGACAGTATCTCCTCGTTGCGGTTTTCATCGTTATACATTTCCTGATAGTAAATCTTCTCATATTATATTGGATTTATCGCATCATTTTGCAACTGACTCTGTCCTTTTTACCTCTATAAATAAGATAGACAGTTGTACGATAATAGGTGAGAGAACAACAAAAGGTTGGGGTGAGCCCGGGGAAAAATACTGGAGTGAACAACAACTGTTTTTTGCTTTAAAAGTATCCAAGACATTTGACCTGTCCATTGCTGCAGATGAGCAATTTATCAAGGAAAAGCAAGCTTCCGGTAAAAATATAAAAGCTATTCTTAATTTTGAAACCTCGCCCAATGAGATGGTGTTAGTAAAAGTAGGAATTTCTGCTGTGAGTGCGGAAAATGCACTCCAAAATCTTTCGGAAGAAATACCGCATTGGGATTTTAACAAAACGCTTAGTGAGACACAGGCAGTTTGGGAAAAGGAATTATCAAAGATTAAAGTAGGAGCCCCTGATAAGAATAAAACAATTTTTTACACAGCTTTGTACCATTCTTTATTGGCTCCTTATTTATATAATGATGTGAATAAAGAGTACTTGGGATTTGATAAACAAACACACATGGCCGAAGGGTTTAATAATTATACGGTGTTGTCGCTGTGGGATACATTTCGTGCTGAAAATCCATTATTAACACTGATTGCCCCGGATAAGGTGAATGATCTGATACAATCCATGCTTGCGCAATATGAACAGTATGGGCTACTGCCAGTGTGGCCATTGTGGTCAAGTGAGACAAATTGTATGATTGGTTATCATGCTGTCCCCGTCATTGTAGACGCTTACTTCAAAGGAATAAGAAATTATGATGTGGAAAAGGCATATCAAGCTATGAAGATGTCAGCCATGCAGGACAACTTTGGCGTGAAAGAGTTGAAACAATACGGTTATATTCCTTACGATATTTACAATAAATCTGTTTCTACCGCTTTGGAATATTGTTATGACGATTGGTGCATAGCTCAAATGGCGAAAGACTTAGGTAAGATAGACGATTATAACTATTTTATGAGACGGTCTTCCGGTTATAAAACATACTTTGACAAAGAATATAAGCTAATGAACGGTTTTTCCAGCAAAGGTAGCTTTCGTCGTCCGTTTGATCCTTTCTTCTCATCTTATGGAGAATGTGATTGGGTAGAAGGGAATTCATGGCAATATTCTTTCTTTGTTCCTCATGATGTACAAGGATTGATAAATCTGTATGGAGGCAGCGGAGAATTTGCCAATGCTCTTGATACTTTGTTTTCCATGCCTATGGGTGTGTCAGGTCATGATGTTCCGATAGATATAACCGGACTTATCGGTCAGTATGCGCATGGTAATGAACCTAGCCATCATGTAGCTTATCTTTATAATTATGCGGGGCAACCTCATAAGGCTCAACAGCGATTGCATGAAATCATGTCTACTTTATATACCGATCAGCCGGATGGATTGTGTGGTAATGAAGATTGCGGACAGATGTCGGCTTGGTATGTTTTCAGCGCGATGGGATTTTATCCTGTGAATCCGGCAGAAGGAATATATATATTGGGAAAACCGATGGTAGAAAAGGCTGAAATTTCTATTGGAGACAAGCTTTTTAAAGTAAAAACAGTAGGCTGGAGCGATGAGAACATATATGTGCAATCAGTGAAACTGAATGGTAGAGCTTATAATAAACTTTTTATTACGCATGCCGATATACTGAATGGAGGAACCTTGGAGTTTACGATGAGTTCGGTTCCGGGTAACTTTAAACATGCTATATTACCCCCGTCTATATCCGAAACTTTGAACGAATGA
- a CDS encoding SusC/RagA family TonB-linked outer membrane protein, which yields MKKYLKIKLLILIFLTGIQYMNAQGTTVVNGTVISDQNEPLIGVTVTEAGTTNGVITDINGKFSITLRNATGNLTFSYVGYTTQTIAVNNQSKNLKVVLIEDSKQLEEVIVVGYGVQKKANVSGSITSLGTRDLHTMATNDASQALQGKAPVYVSRKSGLPGEGSSVYMRGVGTLNNAAPLWIIDGVPGMPLDNFNEVESIQLLKDAASAAIYGIEAANGVVLVTTKKGAKGKIAVNYNGYVKVNHALGLPEMLGTQGYIDMYKARWMSNNPDKGEPTTNDIKSFYFLTPNEVSQLPNTDWIDVMFGTGIEHSHSIDISGASDRSSYFLSAMYENDEGTYVDTNYKKWAIKARFEQTPLKWLKFSQTVNFSHSKRKHNALNWEYILRANPAMNVYDDTNPMGTGYGYFTDEFAGTIDWQGGNPLESADLKDHWEKWNVAWGNLQVVITPIKGLVWTTNLTGTLNNHATSKFLYSTFGGISTNSIDFVEGKNIQGHQLDYSHNQSTSYLLNTYVNYNKLIGKHDLGAMVGFEVRESRNDDASGYAEWGIPAQDLRSTALADPKYRDGTNAWATGSSYSIFGRVTYAYDNRYLLTANFRNDASDIFAPGKRSAFFPSVSIGWNIANEKFFKMEKINDLKLRFGIGEIGNNSIDKNWWRQEYKLQTNGTWLAQKTPNKDVTWEKTRITNIGIDLGAWNNAFTATIDLYNKETRDALIEQKMSSHVGVGSNTYKLNKGEISNKGIELALSYRGSINHFNYLVSGNISYNKNKVLNTGNASYLSGGSFNRTFVDGPVAAFWGYVADGLYQTQAEIDALNAISMEKWGVAYDAGNIGPGDIKFKDLNGDGRINDEDMTSIGNPWPTYVYGFNVNLEYKGFEFNMNWQGVADRDIYNNTKQCLENMNADWNSTPDVWNAWTPNNPHTSQPRLGNATHNYQLPNSYMVEDGSYLRLKNIQLGYNFNKSVVSKMKLSKLKIYVGVENALTFTKFKGFDPEFIGNNNAEQGVYNLTQYPQSRSISFGLNVGF from the coding sequence ATGAAAAAGTACTTAAAAATTAAGCTTCTGATATTGATATTCCTGACGGGAATACAATATATGAACGCACAAGGTACAACAGTCGTCAACGGAACTGTTATTTCAGATCAGAATGAGCCTCTGATAGGTGTTACAGTAACCGAGGCGGGAACTACAAATGGGGTAATAACCGATATAAATGGTAAATTCTCAATTACGCTGAGAAATGCGACCGGGAACCTGACTTTCAGCTATGTAGGATACACTACACAGACAATCGCGGTAAATAACCAAAGCAAGAATCTGAAAGTCGTATTAATTGAAGACTCTAAGCAACTGGAAGAAGTCATTGTTGTGGGTTATGGTGTACAGAAGAAAGCGAATGTATCCGGTTCTATTACATCATTGGGCACGCGCGACTTACATACAATGGCCACCAATGACGCCTCTCAAGCTCTACAAGGGAAAGCTCCCGTTTATGTATCAAGGAAAAGCGGATTACCCGGTGAAGGTTCCTCCGTATATATGCGCGGTGTGGGAACACTGAACAATGCCGCTCCGCTCTGGATTATCGATGGAGTTCCCGGAATGCCGCTGGACAACTTTAACGAAGTGGAATCCATCCAGTTATTGAAAGATGCCGCATCTGCAGCCATCTATGGAATTGAGGCAGCCAATGGAGTCGTGTTGGTGACAACCAAGAAAGGTGCTAAAGGAAAAATAGCGGTGAACTACAATGGTTACGTAAAAGTGAACCACGCCCTCGGACTTCCTGAAATGCTGGGAACCCAAGGTTACATCGACATGTACAAGGCCAGATGGATGTCTAACAATCCGGATAAAGGCGAACCTACAACTAATGACATTAAATCGTTCTATTTCCTGACTCCAAACGAAGTATCCCAGTTACCTAATACAGACTGGATAGACGTGATGTTTGGTACCGGAATAGAACATTCTCACAGCATTGACATTTCCGGAGCTTCCGATAGATCATCTTATTTCCTTTCTGCGATGTACGAGAATGACGAAGGTACTTATGTAGATACAAACTACAAGAAGTGGGCCATTAAAGCCCGGTTCGAACAAACTCCATTAAAATGGTTGAAGTTCAGTCAGACGGTAAATTTCAGTCACTCGAAAAGAAAACACAATGCATTAAACTGGGAATACATTCTACGCGCTAATCCAGCCATGAATGTATATGATGACACCAACCCAATGGGTACAGGATACGGATACTTCACTGATGAATTTGCAGGAACAATCGACTGGCAAGGAGGAAATCCGCTGGAAAGCGCAGACCTGAAAGATCATTGGGAAAAGTGGAATGTTGCATGGGGAAATTTACAAGTAGTCATCACCCCGATAAAAGGGTTGGTATGGACTACCAACCTGACAGGAACACTCAATAATCATGCAACTTCTAAATTCTTATATAGTACATTTGGAGGCATCTCAACCAACTCTATCGACTTTGTGGAAGGAAAAAATATCCAGGGACACCAATTGGACTACTCTCATAATCAAAGTACTTCCTATTTGTTGAATACATACGTAAACTATAATAAATTGATTGGTAAACACGACCTTGGAGCAATGGTCGGTTTCGAAGTAAGAGAATCACGCAATGATGACGCATCAGGATATGCAGAATGGGGCATACCGGCTCAAGATTTAAGAAGTACCGCTCTTGCCGATCCCAAATATAGAGACGGCACCAACGCTTGGGCAACAGGAAGTAGTTACTCCATATTCGGACGTGTTACTTATGCTTATGACAATCGCTATTTGCTGACAGCAAACTTCAGAAATGATGCCAGTGACATCTTTGCTCCAGGCAAAAGAAGTGCCTTCTTCCCATCCGTCTCTATCGGTTGGAACATAGCCAATGAAAAATTCTTTAAAATGGAAAAGATTAATGACCTGAAACTAAGGTTTGGTATCGGAGAAATAGGAAACAACAGTATCGACAAAAACTGGTGGAGACAAGAATATAAATTGCAAACCAACGGTACTTGGCTGGCCCAAAAAACTCCAAATAAAGACGTAACGTGGGAAAAAACAAGAATAACTAATATAGGAATAGACCTTGGTGCATGGAATAATGCTTTCACTGCTACTATCGACTTATACAATAAGGAAACACGCGATGCATTGATTGAACAAAAAATGTCTTCACATGTCGGTGTTGGTAGCAATACTTATAAATTAAACAAAGGGGAAATCAGCAACAAAGGTATTGAATTGGCTTTGTCATACAGAGGTTCAATCAATCATTTCAACTACCTCGTAAGTGGAAATATTTCATACAACAAGAATAAGGTGCTAAACACGGGCAATGCCAGCTATTTGTCCGGAGGAAGTTTCAACCGTACATTCGTAGACGGACCAGTAGCAGCATTTTGGGGATACGTAGCAGACGGACTGTATCAAACACAGGCGGAAATAGATGCTTTGAATGCGATATCAATGGAAAAATGGGGCGTAGCATACGATGCAGGAAATATAGGCCCGGGAGATATTAAATTTAAAGATTTGAACGGAGATGGACGTATCAATGATGAAGATATGACTTCAATAGGTAACCCTTGGCCAACATACGTATACGGATTCAATGTGAACCTGGAATATAAAGGTTTTGAATTCAACATGAACTGGCAGGGAGTAGCAGACAGAGATATATACAATAATACCAAACAATGCCTTGAAAATATGAACGCTGACTGGAACTCAACTCCAGATGTGTGGAATGCATGGACACCCAACAATCCTCATACCAGCCAACCTCGTCTGGGAAATGCTACCCACAACTATCAATTGCCCAACTCATACATGGTTGAAGATGGTTCATACTTGAGATTAAAAAACATTCAGCTAGGATATAATTTCAATAAATCAGTAGTATCTAAAATGAAATTATCAAAACTGAAAATTTATGTAGGAGTAGAAAATGCACTGACATTTACTAAATTCAAAGGATTTGATCCTGAATTTATAGGCAATAACAATGCCGAACAGGGAGTGTATAATTTAACACAATATCCGCAATCCCGTTCTATTTCATTTGGTCTTAATGTTGGTTTTTAA
- a CDS encoding DUF4294 domain-containing protein: MTLFAIVYCSPHLKAQEKQSINGYLVPMCIYNGDTIPSIQLPTVYIFKPLKFKNEKERQEYYRLVRNVKKVYPISREINQAIIETYEYLQTLPNEKARQKHIKRVEKGLKDQYTARMKKLSFTQGKLLIKLVDRQSNQTSYELVKAFMGPFKAGFYQTFAALFGASLKKEYDPQGEDKLTERVVLMVENGQI; this comes from the coding sequence ATGACGCTGTTTGCTATTGTTTACTGTTCACCGCATTTGAAGGCGCAGGAAAAGCAAAGCATCAATGGATATTTGGTTCCGATGTGCATCTACAACGGAGATACAATCCCATCTATCCAGTTACCGACTGTGTACATCTTCAAACCTCTTAAATTCAAAAATGAAAAGGAACGCCAGGAATATTATCGACTGGTTCGCAACGTGAAAAAGGTATATCCTATCTCCAGGGAAATCAACCAGGCTATCATCGAAACTTACGAATATCTTCAGACATTACCCAATGAGAAAGCCCGCCAAAAACATATCAAACGGGTTGAAAAAGGCTTGAAAGATCAATATACCGCCCGAATGAAAAAGCTCTCTTTTACACAAGGAAAGTTATTGATAAAGTTGGTGGACCGCCAGAGCAACCAGACTAGTTATGAACTGGTGAAAGCATTTATGGGACCTTTCAAAGCAGGGTTCTATCAGACTTTTGCTGCATTGTTCGGAGCCAGTTTAAAAAAAGAATATGATCCGCAAGGTGAGGATAAACTAACAGAACGTGTGGTGTTGATGGTGGAGAACGGACAGATCTGA